The Manis javanica isolate MJ-LG chromosome 4, MJ_LKY, whole genome shotgun sequence genome contains a region encoding:
- the SUPT4H1 gene encoding transcription elongation factor SPT4 isoform X2 produces MALETVPKDLRHLRACLLCSLTIDQFEYDGCDNCDAYLQMKGNREMVYDCTSSSFDGIIAMMSPEDSWVSKWQRVSNFKPGVYAVSVTGRLPQGIVRELKSRGVAYKSRDTAIKT; encoded by the exons ATGGCCCTGGAGACGGTGCCGAAGGATCTGCGGCATCTGCGGGCTTGTTTGCTGTGTTCGCTG ACTATAGACCAGTTTGAATATGATGGTTGTGACAATTGTGATGCATACCTTCAGATGAAGGGTAACCGAGAGATGGTATATGACTGCACCAGCTCTTCCTTTGATGG AATCATCGCAATGATGAGTCCAGAGGACAGCTGGGTCTCCAAGTGGCAGCGAGTCA gTAACTTCAAGCCGGGTGTATATGCAGTGTCGGTCACTGGTCGCCTGCCCCAAG GAATTGTACGGGAGCTGAAAAGTCGTGGAGTGGCCTACAAATCCAGAGACACGGCTATAAAGACCTAG
- the SUPT4H1 gene encoding transcription elongation factor SPT4 isoform X1, with protein MALETVPKDLRHLRACLLCSLVKTIDQFEYDGCDNCDAYLQMKGNREMVYDCTSSSFDGIIAMMSPEDSWVSKWQRVSNFKPGVYAVSVTGRLPQGIVRELKSRGVAYKSRDTAIKT; from the exons ATGGCCCTGGAGACGGTGCCGAAGGATCTGCGGCATCTGCGGGCTTGTTTGCTGTGTTCGCTGGTAAAG ACTATAGACCAGTTTGAATATGATGGTTGTGACAATTGTGATGCATACCTTCAGATGAAGGGTAACCGAGAGATGGTATATGACTGCACCAGCTCTTCCTTTGATGG AATCATCGCAATGATGAGTCCAGAGGACAGCTGGGTCTCCAAGTGGCAGCGAGTCA gTAACTTCAAGCCGGGTGTATATGCAGTGTCGGTCACTGGTCGCCTGCCCCAAG GAATTGTACGGGAGCTGAAAAGTCGTGGAGTGGCCTACAAATCCAGAGACACGGCTATAAAGACCTAG
- the SUPT4H1 gene encoding transcription elongation factor SPT4 isoform X3 has protein sequence MLEPKDTGSRRRTIDQFEYDGCDNCDAYLQMKGNREMVYDCTSSSFDGIIAMMSPEDSWVSKWQRVSNFKPGVYAVSVTGRLPQGIVRELKSRGVAYKSRDTAIKT, from the exons ATGTTGGAGCCGAAGGACACTGGGAGCCGGAGGAGG ACTATAGACCAGTTTGAATATGATGGTTGTGACAATTGTGATGCATACCTTCAGATGAAGGGTAACCGAGAGATGGTATATGACTGCACCAGCTCTTCCTTTGATGG AATCATCGCAATGATGAGTCCAGAGGACAGCTGGGTCTCCAAGTGGCAGCGAGTCA gTAACTTCAAGCCGGGTGTATATGCAGTGTCGGTCACTGGTCGCCTGCCCCAAG GAATTGTACGGGAGCTGAAAAGTCGTGGAGTGGCCTACAAATCCAGAGACACGGCTATAAAGACCTAG